One Pseudomonas sp. HOU2 genomic window carries:
- a CDS encoding glutathione S-transferase, producing the protein MNTLYSFRRCPYAMRARMALRYSGVAVEIVEVSLKAKPAEMLAISPKGTVPVLDADGQVIDESLEIMRWALAQNDPDNWLLGGDSRIAELIEANDQVFKVHLNRYKYAERYPQQPMEVYRAEGAVFLQRLDELLRDRDYLLTEHPSLADIALLPFVRQFAHVDREWFAQTPFVRLQAWLPRFLESDLFTSIMKK; encoded by the coding sequence ATGAATACGTTGTATTCATTCCGCCGCTGCCCGTACGCGATGCGCGCGCGGATGGCCCTGCGTTATTCGGGCGTGGCGGTGGAGATCGTCGAAGTCAGCCTCAAGGCCAAACCGGCCGAGATGCTGGCGATCTCGCCCAAAGGCACGGTGCCGGTGCTGGATGCGGATGGACAGGTGATTGATGAAAGTCTGGAGATCATGCGCTGGGCGTTGGCACAGAACGATCCGGACAATTGGCTGCTCGGCGGTGATTCACGAATTGCCGAATTGATCGAAGCCAATGATCAAGTGTTCAAAGTGCATTTGAACCGCTACAAATACGCCGAGCGCTATCCCCAGCAGCCGATGGAGGTTTATCGGGCTGAGGGGGCGGTGTTTTTGCAGCGGCTGGATGAGTTGCTGAGGGATCGCGATTACTTGCTGACTGAGCATCCCAGCCTGGCGGATATCGCCCTGCTGCCGTTCGTGCGGCAGTTTGCGCATGTGGATCGCGAGTGGTTTGCGCAGACGCCTTTCGTTCGCTTGCAGGCGTGGCTACCGCGCTTCCTCGAATCCGACCTCTTCACCTCGATCATGAAGAAATAA